The DNA sequence GCCGTCGAGCAGCAGTTCCTTGGTGCCGTCCGTCGCCTCGTGGCCGAGGAAAACCATGGATTGCGCACGGCCGCGTTCCTTCAGCGCACGCGCTATGCCGGTGTTGCCGGCGCCGACATTGTAGATCGCGGCAAGGTCGGAGTGGCGTTCCAGAAGGGCTGACGCCTCCGAATAGGCCTTTTCGCGGTCGTCGAGCATTTCGCGCATCTCGACGATCTCCAGATGGGGGGATTCCTCGGTCAATATGTGCCGGAAGCCCATCTCGCGTTCCTCGTGGCCACGATAGGACAGCGAGCCTGCAAACAGTGCCACCTTGCCGGGGCGCCCCGGTCCCATGAAACGGTTGAGCAGATAGCCGGCCAGCCGCCCGGCGGCGCGGTTGTCGATGCCGATATAGGCAACCCTTGGCACATGCAGGATGTCGGAGGCGATGGTCACCACCTTGACGTCGTTGGCCGATAGCGAGCGGATCGCCTCGCGCACCGTCGGATGGTCGAGCGCGATGACACCGACGCCTTGCGTCTGGCCGCGCAAATCCTGCAGCAGGCGGGCGAGCCGGTCGGGATTGAAGCCCTCTATGGTGGCGATATGGACGTCGAGATCGGGGCGCGCCAGGGCTTGTGCCTCGATGTGGCGGTGCAGCATCTTGATGAAGGAATTGGTGCCGGCCGGCAGCGCGAAGTCGAGCCGGATGACCTCGCCGGGCACCGGCCTGGGCGGCGCCCCGTTCGGGCCTTCGGCGATGTAGCCGAGCCGCTGCGCCATTTCGAGCACGATCTCGCGTGTGCGCGCCCGCACGCCGGGGCGATTGTTGAGCACGCGGTCGACGGTGGCGGCGGAGACGCCGGCTTCCCGGGCTATGTCGGTCAGGGTGGAACGCACCGTCTCATCTCCTCAATGCATCAGGGATGACGCAGTGCCGGCTGGCGGCTGATTGCGCCCAACGCCCCGCGATCCGCGATTCTGATGGGAAATGATGTATCCGGCCTTGGCCGATGCGCAAGCCGCCAAGCTAAATCAACTCGTCCGGCATGATCGTGTCGGAAAGGGAGATCACATTTCCCATCAAATCGACGCATTCGGAGGGGTCTATGAACCTTGGTATGACGCATTTCCTCACTCTATGCGATGTTGTGATGTGTTTTGATTATTAATGATGTTGACAGCCTTCCGATCCTGCCGTCAATATCCCTCATGGGCTCGTGGAGGAAACATTGGGCCTGAGGGAGGAATTCCAATGTCTGATTTGATCCGCATCTCGCGGCGCCGGTTGCTGGCGTCCGGAGGAAAGGCGGCGGTGTTCGTGGCCGCCGCAGGTATCGCTCCGCAATTCATTCGTCCCGGCCGCGCCTTCGCGGCCGATGCGCTCGCACCTGGCATGATCGGCGGTCCGACGGGCTTCGATGGCGCCGAACGCTATCAATACGGTCCCGACACACCGGAGGGCCGCGCCATTGAGGCCGCCAAGGCTTTGAAGGGCGCCGGCAAGGCGCCGGCCAAGATCGTGCTTGGCCTGTCGGACGGCTCGATCGGCCAGCTCACCCAGTCTTTTCCGGCCGGGGCGCCGTCGATCAAGGAGCTGTGGGAAAAGGAAACCGGGATCCCGATCGAGATCGTCGGTCTGCCGAACGGCCAGGAATTCACCAAAACCATGCAGGACATCTCCACCAAGGGTGGGGCGTACGACATCTATTCGACCGAGTGGAATCGCCTTGGCGATCTCGCCGAGACCGGCGGCATCGCCAAGCTCGACGACTTCGTCGCCCAGTACAAACCCGAATGGGACGATCCCAAGACCGGCTATGTCGACGGCGCCAAGGGTGTATCGCTGCTCAACAAATATCGCGGCTCCAACTATGGGGTGTCGTTGGACGGCGACTTCCAGACCTGGGTCTACCGCACCGACCTGTTCGGTGACGAAGCCGAGAAGAAGGCCTTCAAGGACAAATACGGCTACGATCTGGCGCCGCCGAAAACCTGGAAGCAGCACGGCGATATCGCCGCCTTCTTCCAGCGTCCGGACAAGGGCCTGTTCGGCTCCACCGACCTGCGTAACCAGGGCTGGGGCTACACCAACTGGTATCAGCGCTATGTGTCGATGGCCTCGCCCAACCAGTTTCTGTTCGGCGATGACGGCAAGCCGCTGATCAATTCCGAGCATGGCATCGCCGCCACCAACGAATATGTCGAATCGCTGGTCCATCATTCGCCGGACGCGATCTCGTGGGGCTGGCCGGAGCAGTACGGCAATTTCGCCAAGGGCGGCGCGGCGATGACCTGTGCCTTCTCCAACCTGCCGAAATTCCTCGACAATGCCGGCAACAAGGACTCCAAGGTCACCGGCAAGATCGGCACGATGCTGCCGCCCGGCCGCGAGATCGACGGCAAACTGATCAGTCGCTCGGTATTGTGGTTCTCGCTGACCGGCATGGTCTCGTCGCAGTCGAAAAACCAGGAGGTCGCCTATCTCCTGCTGCAATGGCTTGGCTCGGCCCGCATCTATGCCTGGATGAGCGCCAACCCCGGCGGCTATCTCGATCCGTTCCGGCTTTCGGATTTTTCCGATCCGCTGGTGCGCCAGACCTACCACGCCTACCACATGGACGTGGTGCGCGAGACGGTCGCCCGCACGGTGCCGACCATCAACTATCCCGGCGCCACCGCCTTCCACAACGCGCTGGACGAAAACCTGATGGCTTCGCTGACCAAGGCCAAGACGTCGGAGCAGGCGATGGCCGACACGGAAGCCGAGTGGAAGAAGATCGCCCGGCGCATTGGCGAGGACAAATTGCTCGAAGCCATCAGGACCAACAAGGAGGCATGGCCGACCGTTCTCGATCCGATCAGCTGATCCATCTCCCTGGATCAAAGCCGGAGGGGAGGAGCATCCGCTCTTCCCCGGCGCCACCAGCAAAAGCAGCCAGATGAAGCGTTCCGTCCCCTTCGAGATATTCCGCTACGCCGCGATCCTCGCGGCGATGGCCGTCACGCTGGTGCCGATCCTGTGGATGGTGTCGATGGCCTTCAAGCCGATCGCCGAATGGTCGGCGACGGGAGCGGACCTGACATGGTGGCCGAAGAACCCGACGCTCAGCAATTTCCAGTTCGTGTTCGGCGAGTCCACCAACAATCTGATCGTCGCGCTCGACCGCACCGCGCTGAAGCCGATCCTATCGTCGCTTCTGTCGGCGGTATTCGGCACCGCGATCGCCATGTCGGCGGGCACCGCCGCCGCCTATGGCCTGTCGCGCTTCGGCTCCGGCCAGAACCTGCCGCTGGCGCTGATCCAGCTCAGGCTGTTTCCGCCGATGGCCGTCATGATCCCTGTGATGATCATGTGGGCCTTCCTGAATTTCACAGACAGCTGGTGGGGGCTGGCGCTGATCTACGGCATCGTCACGCTGCCGTTCGCTTTCTGGCTGATGAAGACCTTCTTCGACGACATGCCGCGCGAGATCGAGGAAGCCGCTTTGGTCGAGGGCTGCTCGCGGCTGCGCGTCTTCACCCGCATCACGCTGCCGATGATGCGCGCGCCGTTGGCGAGTGCTGCGCTCTTCGTCTTCATCCTCAACTGGTCGGACTATCTGATCGCGCTGCTTCTGACGACGCGCGAATGGGTGACGATCCCCGTCTACATGGCCTCGCTGTCCTCGTCGATGACCGGCCAGCTCTATGGCGCCAAGGCCGCACTCGGGCTGATCGCGGCGGTGCCGCCGGTCATCATGGGCATCGCCATCCAGCGCCATCTGGTGCGCGGGCTAACTTTCGGAGCGCTCAAGCAATGAGCGCGGTGGTTGCGACGATTTCGGAGGGTGAGATGGACGCGGCCCGCGCAAAGCCGGCGCTGCGCGACGAAGGCATGCGGTTGGGCTTTCGCCTGACCTTGCCGGCGCAGATCCTGGTGCTGTTCATCTCGGCCTTTCCACTCTTGATGCAGCTCTACATCAGCGTCACCGACTGGTCGCCACTCTCGGGCCTTGGCTGGTGGAACGCCTGGGAGATGTGGAACAGCTTCGCCAACTATACCGACCTTGCCGCCGACGCGCGCTTCTGGAGTGCGCTGAAGCGCACGGTCATCGTGATGGTCGTCTGCGTGCCGGCCGAGTTCCTGTTAGGCTTGGCGCTGGCGACGCTGTTCGCCGACGATTTTCCGGGCAAGCGTATCTTCTATTCGGTCCTCCTGATGCCGATGATGGTGGTGCCGGCGGTGGCCGGCTACATGTTCTTCATGCTGTTCCAGTCCGGCGGCCCGGTGAACGACATCCTGTCGGCAATCACGGGCACGCAAGTCACCATTGCCTGGCTGTCGGATCCGACACTGGCGCTGATCGCGGTGATGATCGCCGACATCTGGCAGTGGACGCCGCTGATGTTCCTGATCCTGCTGGCCGGCCTGGTCGGAGTGCCGGAGGACCAGATCAAGGCGGCAACGCTGCTCGGCGCCAATCCCTGGCAGCGCTTTACCACCATCGTGCTGCCGAAGATGAAGACGATCATCATCATCGCGCTGGCGATAAGGGTGATCGAGAACTTCAAGATCTTCGACACGCTGTACATCATGACCGGCGGCGGCCCCGGCGTCGCCACCGAAACGATCTCCGTCTACATCTACAAGGTCACCACGCAGGATCTGATCTGGGGCTATGTGGCGGCGATCGCGCTCGCCATTCTGGTCGTGCTCTCCATCGTCGCCGTGTTCGCCATGAAGCGCATGGCCCGGGCAAGGCAGGTGGCGGCATGAGCACGATCCAGCTCAAGCACCTCACCAAGACATTCGGCGACTTCACGGCGCTGAAGACCATGGACCTCGATATCGCCGATGGCGAGTTCATGGCTCTGCTGGGGCCTTCAGGCTGCGGCAAGTCGACGACGATGAACATGATTGCCGGGATGGAAGAGCCGACCAGCGGAAAGATCCTGTTTGGCGAGCGCGACATGGCCGGCGTGCCGATGGGCCGGCGCGGCGTTGGCTTCGTGTTCCAGAACTACGCGATCTTCACCCATATGACGGTGCGCCAGAACCTTGCCTACGGGCCAAGGATGCGTGGCGCCGCCACGGTCGAGATCGATCGTCGCGTCGGCACGATTGCCGAGCTGCTGCAACTGACGCCGCTGCTCGACCGCAAGGCCGACCGGCTGTCGGTCAACATACTGCAGCGCGTGGCGATCGGCCGCTCGGCAATCATGGAGCCGGCGATCTTCCTGCTCGACGAGCCGCTGTCCAATGTCGACGCCGCCTTCCGCGCGGTGATGCGCACCGAGCTGAAACAGCTGCAGCGCCAGTTCAAGCAGACCATGGTCTACGTCACGCACGACCAGCTGGAAGCCATGACCATGGCCGACCGTATCGCGGTCATGGACCACGGCGTGCTGCAGCAGGTCGGCACGCCGCTCGAGGTCTACAACAATCCGGCCAATGTCTTCGTCGCCCGCTTCATCGGCGCGCCGGGCATGAACCTGCTCAAGGGCCGACCTGCGGAGAGCGACCGGGGTCTGGTCGTCGATCTCGGGGCGCTGGGCATCACGCCGCCATTACCCGACGAGCTGGCGGCGGCCATGCGTGGCGCACGCGACGAGGTGCTCTACGGCTTTCGGCCGGAACAGGTGGCCCTGGCGGAGAATGGACGCGGGCTTGCCATGCCTGTCACTTTCGTCGAGCGCATCGGCGCGCGCACCATCGTTCACCTCGGCCAGGGCGACGGCGCCGTGAAAGCGGTCTTCGACAATGATGTCGGGCTGTCGATAGGGCAAACCGCGGTCGTCGCACCCGCGGCGTCGTCAGTGCGGGTCTTCGACGCCGTTAGCGGCCTTGCGATGAGAGCGGGTTGAGCCATGGCCGACATCGTCTTCCGCAATGTCACGAAACGCTACAGCACGATGCTCGCCGTCGACGACGCCTCGTTCACTGTCAACGACAACGAGTTCTTCTGCTTCTTCGGGCCGCCGCTGTCGGGCAAGTCGACAATCCTGCGCCTGGTGCTCGGGCTGGAGACGCCGGATGCCGGCGAAATCCTCATCGGCGGCAAGCCCGTCAACACGGTGTCGCCAGCAGAGCGCAATGTCGCCATGGTGTTCCAGAACTTGGCGCTGTTCCCGCATATGAGCGCGCTCGACAATGTCCGTTTCCCGCTGGTCGAGCGCCGGGTCGCCGAGGTCGATATCAAACGGCGCGTCGCCGATGTCGCGGCCAAGCTGCATATCGGCCATATCCTGCACAAGCCGCCGGCACTGCTTTCGGGCGGCGAGCGGCAGCGGGTGGCGATCGCCCGCGCCCTGGTGCGCGACCCCAACGCCTATCTGATGGACGATCCGATCTCGGCGCTCGACGCGCGGCTGCGCGAGGAAACGCGCGTCGAACTGAAGCGCATCCAGCGTGAGCTCGGCAAGACGCTGATCTATGTCACGCACGACCAGGAAGAGGCGATGTCGATCGCCGACCGCATGGCCATACTGGAAAGCGGAAGGATCCGGCAGATCGGCGCGCCGGCCGAGATCTATGATCGCCCGGCCAGCACCTACGTGGCGCGGCTGCTGGGGTCGCCTGTCATGAACATCCTCAAATCCGTTCAAGGCGAGGGCGGCATCGAGGGCGGCATCGAGGCCGCCGAAGGCGCGATCAGCATCGCCGATCGCACGGCTCCGGCCGACGCCGTCGAGATCGGGCTGAGGCCGGAGGATATCAAGGTCAGGCCCTGGAGCGACACCGAGAAGGAGAGCCCCGGCCGCCCGGCGCGGGTGTTCGAGGTCGAGCCGCTTGGCGGCTATACCGTGGTGACACTCGCCGCCGGGCAAGCGCGGCTGAAGGCTTTGCTGCGCGGCCAGCCTGACATCAGGCCCGACGCGATGGTGGCGATATCCTGCGAGCCGGCGCGCGTGCATTATTTCGGACAGGGCGGAGGCGCGTTGGCAAGATGAACGCGGCCGCAAGGACAGGATTTCGGGAGGAAGGCATGACAGGCAAGGGCTTCGAGCCGGATGTGAAGGTCCGCACGAAGGAATATCGGATCGGCTGCGTCGGCGCCGGCATGATCATGGCCGAATGCCATCTGGCCGCCTATAAGGACGCTGGCTTTCCGGTCGTGGCGATCGCCTCGCGTACCAAGGCGAATGCGCAAAAGGTCGCCGACCGTTGGGGTATCCCGACCGTCCACGACACCCCGGAACAGCTGATCGAGGATGCAGATGTCGAGATCATCGACCTCGCGTTTCCGCCGGACCAGCAGCCGGCGCTGATCCGCCATGCGTTGAAGCAGAACCACATCAAGGCGATCCTGGCTCAGAAGCCGCTGGCGCTGTCGGTCGAGGAAGCCGTCAAGTTGCGCGACGAGGCGGCGAAGGCCGGCAAGATACTCTCGGTCAACCAGAACATGCGCTACGACCAGTCGATGCGCGTGTTGAAGCAGCTCATCGACAGTGGCGCGCTCGGAGACATCGTCTTCGCGCAGATCGACATGCACGCCATTCCGCACTGGCAGACCTTCCTTCAGGGTTACGACCGGCTGACGCTTGCCAATATGAGCGTGCACCACCTTGACGTGCTGCGCTTCCTGTTCGGCGATCCCGATGAGATCACGACGCTGACGCGCAAGGATCCGCGCACGACATTCGACCATTCCGACGGCATCACCGTATCGACGCTGAAATTCCCGTCCGGCGTGCTGGCCGTGTCGCTGGAGGATGTGTGGTCCGGTCCGCGCCAGCAGGGCTACAAGGACGACCAGCACATCAACTGGCGCGTCGACGGCACCAAGGGCGTTGCCAAGGGCACGATCGGCTGGCCGACCGGTGCTGCTTCGACGCTGACCTATGCTTCGGCCGAAACGACCGGCGGCGAGTGGGTAACTCCAAGCTGGGAGACGATGTGGTTCCCGCATGCCTTCATCGGCGTCATGGAGCAGCTGCAGCACGCCGTGAAGACCGGTACGCCGCCGGCGCTCACCGTTGCCGACAACGTCAAGACCATGGCGCTGGTCGAAGCGGGCTATCGCTCGATGGCATCGGGTCGCACGGTCAAGCTTTCCGAAATCTCCACAAACGCAACTAACTGAAATCGCAGACAACTGAATCGCTTACAGGGAGGAATTCAAGATCATGATGCAGGCAGGTATTTTCACGGGCTATTTCCCGTACGGCCTCGAAGAGACGGCAAAGAAGATCCGCGGGCTCGGTTTCAACACGGTGCAACTCGACCTGCACTTCAGGGATGTCGACCTGTCGGCTGGGCAGATCACCAAGGACAAGGCCAGGAAGGTGCGCGACGTCTTCCGCGACCACAACCTGCCGGTCTGCTGCGTGTCGGGCTACACCAACATCATCCATCCCGACAAGGCGGAGCGCGACAAGCGCGTCGGTTATCTCAAGGAGATCATCCGCAATGCGCGCGAGTTCGGCAGCCCTTACGTGATCTCGGAGACCGGCACCTACAACACCGAATCCGACTGGGTGCATCACCCCAAGAACAAGACCGAGGAAGGTTTTGAGGAATGCCGCAAGGTCATCGCCGATCTTGCCCAGACGGCTTACGACCATGGCGCGGTCTTCCTGCTCGAAACCTATGTCAACAACGTCGTCGGCTCGGTCGAGGAGACGGTGAAGATGTTCGCGCAGGTCGACCATCCAGGCCTTGGCCTGCTGATGGACCCGACCAATTATTTCGAGACGCACAACATCGACCGGATGGATCAGATCCTGAACCAGGTGTTCGACACGCTGACCGACAAGATCAGAATAGCGCATGCCAAGGACGTCAAGCGTTCGGGCGATGACAAGTCGGAGAAGCACGCCGACATCGGCGATGCCGACGCGATGGAAAGCCATACGTTCCGCGGGGTTGGCGAAATCGAACTGCCGGCGCCCGGCCTTGGGTCGCTGAACTACGACCTCTACCTCCAGCGGCTGGCCGAAAAGCATCCGAACATCCCGGTGATCATCGAGCATCTGTCGGAAGACGACGTGCCGCGCGCAAAGACATTCCTCGACGGGAAATTCCGCGCGAACGGCCTGTGACGGCTAGCCGCGCCACCGGTGCATGGCGGCGCGGCTTCAAACAAGGGAGGAAAGAATGTTGAAATTCGCATTGAAATTGGCGGCCGCCGCGACAGTGCTCGCCGGCGTCGCCCTTGGCACGGCGGCGCAGGCGCAGGACGGCCAGAAGACCTTCTATCTCTTGTCGCATGGCGGTCCGTCGGATGCGTTCTGGATCGACTGGAACGCCGGTGCGACCAAGGCCTGCGACCAGCTCAAGGTAACCTGCAAGATTTCCTTCAGCGGCGGCGACATGGCGGCGCAGAAGGAAGCCTTCAACTCGGCGCTTGCCGCAAAGCCCGACGGCATCGCCACCACGTCGGCGCAGCCGGGCCTGTGGACGGAGGAGGTGAAAGCAGCCAAGGCGGCTGGCATCCCGATCGTGTTCTTCAACACCGACGATCCGGCGACAGGGCGGCAGGCCTATGTCGGCGCGGACCTGAAAGAAGCGGGTGTCATCTGGGCCAAATATCTGGTCGACCACAAGATGGTGAAGCAGGGCGACAAGGTTTTCCTGCCGGTCGAGGTTCCCGGCGCCAGTTACCAGCAGCTCGAGACCGAGGGCATCGCCAGCGTTTTCGATCCGTTGGGGATCAAATATGACGTGGTCGATTGCGGCACCGATCCGGCTGGCATCATCGCCAAGATGACCGACTACATGGTCGCCAACAATCCGCCGGCGATCATCGCGCTCGGCGATTCCGTTGCCGCCAGCGTCAAGCGCGTGTTCGATGGCGCCGGCGTGCCGGCGGGCAAGATCCCCGTCGTCGGCTGGGGCAATTCGAAGGAGACGGCACAAGCCGTCAAGGAGGGCTTCGTCAATGCCGCCGCCTGGCAATATCCCTCTGCGCAAGGCTTCATGCCGGTGGCGCTGCTCGGGCTTGCCGCGTCAGGCGAGCCGATCGGCTACGACATCCACACTTTCGGTCTCTACGACGCCTCCAGCGTCGACCCGATTCTGAAGCTTTACGACAAGAAATGAGAAAAACAGCGCCCGCCGGAAAAGCGGCGGGCGTCTTTTCAAGCATGGTTCAAGCAGTCATGACAATTGCCGCAGAAGACGAAGTGCCGGGGGTGAAAGGCAGATCGCGCCTGCTGCGCTCGCCGCAATTCTCCTCCTTCGTCATCCTCCTCATTTTGGTGGCGGTATTCGCGGTCGCCGACGCCAATTTCCTGTCGCCGCTCAACATCTCCAACATGATGGCGTTCCTGCCCGAGCTCGGCATCATCGCACTCGGCATGACGCTGCTTTTGACGGCAGGCGAATTCGATCTTTCCGTCGGCGCGGTGTTTGGGCTGGCGCCGGTGGTGGTGATGCTGCTGGTGCAAAATGGCGGGGTGGATATAGGTGTCGCGCTTCTGGCCGGGCTGCTGCTTTGTATCGCGATCGGCGCGATCAACGGGCTGATCGTCACCAAGATCGGCATCTCCTCCTTCCTGGTGACGCTGTCGATGTTGCTCGTCGTGCGCGGGGCAGCGCTTTACATTACGCAAGGCTTTCCGCTGAAATCCTGGGACCAGCCGGGCTTCTTCGTGACGCTGCTCGCCGGCAGCTTCAACATCGGCTCGTTCCGCTTCTACACCTCGCTGTGGTGGTTCATCGGCCTCTCGCTGTTTGCCATCTACATCCTGCGCTACGCCAAGCTCGGCAACTGGATCAGTGCCATCGGCTCCAATCGCAACGCGGCGGTGGCGCGCGGCGTGCCGGCCGATACGGTCAAGATATGGCTGTTCATCGCGACCTCGGTGCTGGCCGGCCTTGCCGGCATGATCAGCGCCTTTCGCATCTCGGCCGCCTCACCGGTGGCTGGCACCGGCTATGAGCTGGAAGTGATCGCCATGGTGGTGGTCGGCGGCACGGCGCTGACCGGCGGACGCGGCACCATCCTCGGCACCATCGTCGGCGCGCTGATGCTGCGCGCCATCCGCAACGGCATCGTACTGATCGGC is a window from the Mesorhizobium australicum WSM2073 genome containing:
- a CDS encoding LacI family DNA-binding transcriptional regulator; translation: MRSTLTDIAREAGVSAATVDRVLNNRPGVRARTREIVLEMAQRLGYIAEGPNGAPPRPVPGEVIRLDFALPAGTNSFIKMLHRHIEAQALARPDLDVHIATIEGFNPDRLARLLQDLRGQTQGVGVIALDHPTVREAIRSLSANDVKVVTIASDILHVPRVAYIGIDNRAAGRLAGYLLNRFMGPGRPGKVALFAGSLSYRGHEEREMGFRHILTEESPHLEIVEMREMLDDREKAYSEASALLERHSDLAAIYNVGAGNTGIARALKERGRAQSMVFLGHEATDGTKELLLDGTLDAVIDQNPRVEAREALNILTHAVRGLPYELHQPRLQVIFKENIPEI
- a CDS encoding extracellular solute-binding protein, giving the protein MSDLIRISRRRLLASGGKAAVFVAAAGIAPQFIRPGRAFAADALAPGMIGGPTGFDGAERYQYGPDTPEGRAIEAAKALKGAGKAPAKIVLGLSDGSIGQLTQSFPAGAPSIKELWEKETGIPIEIVGLPNGQEFTKTMQDISTKGGAYDIYSTEWNRLGDLAETGGIAKLDDFVAQYKPEWDDPKTGYVDGAKGVSLLNKYRGSNYGVSLDGDFQTWVYRTDLFGDEAEKKAFKDKYGYDLAPPKTWKQHGDIAAFFQRPDKGLFGSTDLRNQGWGYTNWYQRYVSMASPNQFLFGDDGKPLINSEHGIAATNEYVESLVHHSPDAISWGWPEQYGNFAKGGAAMTCAFSNLPKFLDNAGNKDSKVTGKIGTMLPPGREIDGKLISRSVLWFSLTGMVSSQSKNQEVAYLLLQWLGSARIYAWMSANPGGYLDPFRLSDFSDPLVRQTYHAYHMDVVRETVARTVPTINYPGATAFHNALDENLMASLTKAKTSEQAMADTEAEWKKIARRIGEDKLLEAIRTNKEAWPTVLDPIS
- a CDS encoding carbohydrate ABC transporter permease is translated as MKRSVPFEIFRYAAILAAMAVTLVPILWMVSMAFKPIAEWSATGADLTWWPKNPTLSNFQFVFGESTNNLIVALDRTALKPILSSLLSAVFGTAIAMSAGTAAAYGLSRFGSGQNLPLALIQLRLFPPMAVMIPVMIMWAFLNFTDSWWGLALIYGIVTLPFAFWLMKTFFDDMPREIEEAALVEGCSRLRVFTRITLPMMRAPLASAALFVFILNWSDYLIALLLTTREWVTIPVYMASLSSSMTGQLYGAKAALGLIAAVPPVIMGIAIQRHLVRGLTFGALKQ
- a CDS encoding carbohydrate ABC transporter permease: MSAVVATISEGEMDAARAKPALRDEGMRLGFRLTLPAQILVLFISAFPLLMQLYISVTDWSPLSGLGWWNAWEMWNSFANYTDLAADARFWSALKRTVIVMVVCVPAEFLLGLALATLFADDFPGKRIFYSVLLMPMMVVPAVAGYMFFMLFQSGGPVNDILSAITGTQVTIAWLSDPTLALIAVMIADIWQWTPLMFLILLAGLVGVPEDQIKAATLLGANPWQRFTTIVLPKMKTIIIIALAIRVIENFKIFDTLYIMTGGGPGVATETISVYIYKVTTQDLIWGYVAAIALAILVVLSIVAVFAMKRMARARQVAA
- a CDS encoding ABC transporter ATP-binding protein, which codes for MSTIQLKHLTKTFGDFTALKTMDLDIADGEFMALLGPSGCGKSTTMNMIAGMEEPTSGKILFGERDMAGVPMGRRGVGFVFQNYAIFTHMTVRQNLAYGPRMRGAATVEIDRRVGTIAELLQLTPLLDRKADRLSVNILQRVAIGRSAIMEPAIFLLDEPLSNVDAAFRAVMRTELKQLQRQFKQTMVYVTHDQLEAMTMADRIAVMDHGVLQQVGTPLEVYNNPANVFVARFIGAPGMNLLKGRPAESDRGLVVDLGALGITPPLPDELAAAMRGARDEVLYGFRPEQVALAENGRGLAMPVTFVERIGARTIVHLGQGDGAVKAVFDNDVGLSIGQTAVVAPAASSVRVFDAVSGLAMRAG
- a CDS encoding ABC transporter ATP-binding protein is translated as MADIVFRNVTKRYSTMLAVDDASFTVNDNEFFCFFGPPLSGKSTILRLVLGLETPDAGEILIGGKPVNTVSPAERNVAMVFQNLALFPHMSALDNVRFPLVERRVAEVDIKRRVADVAAKLHIGHILHKPPALLSGGERQRVAIARALVRDPNAYLMDDPISALDARLREETRVELKRIQRELGKTLIYVTHDQEEAMSIADRMAILESGRIRQIGAPAEIYDRPASTYVARLLGSPVMNILKSVQGEGGIEGGIEAAEGAISIADRTAPADAVEIGLRPEDIKVRPWSDTEKESPGRPARVFEVEPLGGYTVVTLAAGQARLKALLRGQPDIRPDAMVAISCEPARVHYFGQGGGALAR
- a CDS encoding Gfo/Idh/MocA family protein; this encodes MTGKGFEPDVKVRTKEYRIGCVGAGMIMAECHLAAYKDAGFPVVAIASRTKANAQKVADRWGIPTVHDTPEQLIEDADVEIIDLAFPPDQQPALIRHALKQNHIKAILAQKPLALSVEEAVKLRDEAAKAGKILSVNQNMRYDQSMRVLKQLIDSGALGDIVFAQIDMHAIPHWQTFLQGYDRLTLANMSVHHLDVLRFLFGDPDEITTLTRKDPRTTFDHSDGITVSTLKFPSGVLAVSLEDVWSGPRQQGYKDDQHINWRVDGTKGVAKGTIGWPTGAASTLTYASAETTGGEWVTPSWETMWFPHAFIGVMEQLQHAVKTGTPPALTVADNVKTMALVEAGYRSMASGRTVKLSEISTNATN
- a CDS encoding sugar phosphate isomerase/epimerase family protein, which produces MMQAGIFTGYFPYGLEETAKKIRGLGFNTVQLDLHFRDVDLSAGQITKDKARKVRDVFRDHNLPVCCVSGYTNIIHPDKAERDKRVGYLKEIIRNAREFGSPYVISETGTYNTESDWVHHPKNKTEEGFEECRKVIADLAQTAYDHGAVFLLETYVNNVVGSVEETVKMFAQVDHPGLGLLMDPTNYFETHNIDRMDQILNQVFDTLTDKIRIAHAKDVKRSGDDKSEKHADIGDADAMESHTFRGVGEIELPAPGLGSLNYDLYLQRLAEKHPNIPVIIEHLSEDDVPRAKTFLDGKFRANGL
- a CDS encoding substrate-binding domain-containing protein, which gives rise to MLKFALKLAAAATVLAGVALGTAAQAQDGQKTFYLLSHGGPSDAFWIDWNAGATKACDQLKVTCKISFSGGDMAAQKEAFNSALAAKPDGIATTSAQPGLWTEEVKAAKAAGIPIVFFNTDDPATGRQAYVGADLKEAGVIWAKYLVDHKMVKQGDKVFLPVEVPGASYQQLETEGIASVFDPLGIKYDVVDCGTDPAGIIAKMTDYMVANNPPAIIALGDSVAASVKRVFDGAGVPAGKIPVVGWGNSKETAQAVKEGFVNAAAWQYPSAQGFMPVALLGLAASGEPIGYDIHTFGLYDASSVDPILKLYDKK
- a CDS encoding ABC transporter permease, with translation MVQAVMTIAAEDEVPGVKGRSRLLRSPQFSSFVILLILVAVFAVADANFLSPLNISNMMAFLPELGIIALGMTLLLTAGEFDLSVGAVFGLAPVVVMLLVQNGGVDIGVALLAGLLLCIAIGAINGLIVTKIGISSFLVTLSMLLVVRGAALYITQGFPLKSWDQPGFFVTLLAGSFNIGSFRFYTSLWWFIGLSLFAIYILRYAKLGNWISAIGSNRNAAVARGVPADTVKIWLFIATSVLAGLAGMISAFRISAASPVAGTGYELEVIAMVVVGGTALTGGRGTILGTIVGALMLRAIRNGIVLIGVPGLAYNIFVGLIILAMLILHALLQKNAARG